A region of Streptomyces sp. NBC_01750 DNA encodes the following proteins:
- a CDS encoding metallopeptidase family protein, with amino-acid sequence MLEMTREEFEELVAEALDRIPPELTRLMDNVAVFVEDEPAVDDPELLGLYEGTPLTDRGEWYAGVLPDRITIYRGPALRMCETREDVVAETEITVVHEIAHHFGIDDERLHALGYG; translated from the coding sequence GTGCTGGAGATGACGCGCGAGGAGTTCGAGGAACTGGTCGCCGAGGCGCTGGACAGGATCCCGCCGGAGCTGACGCGGCTGATGGACAACGTCGCGGTGTTCGTCGAGGACGAACCGGCCGTCGACGATCCCGAGCTGCTCGGGCTCTACGAGGGGACTCCGCTCACCGATCGCGGTGAGTGGTACGCGGGCGTGCTGCCGGACCGGATCACCATCTACCGCGGGCCGGCGCTGCGGATGTGCGAGACCCGCGAGGACGTCGTCGCGGAGACCGAGATCACCGTGGTGCACGAGATCGCCCATCACTTCGGGATCGACGACGAGCGGCTGCATGCGCTGGGGTACGGATGA
- a CDS encoding metallophosphoesterase family protein: MARDAPEPIRSMHAALTRLQRHYRSRHTAPTSTLVHTPHPWTRALGLTAVVLLGAWLGLLIVGSVRTPVGPMDTSMTLRPSLSGGTKINVSPLGALELDSHVAPIRLDVDVDQLDPARSQALVEHPERISGLQDEVARDVADGTTELAVRSCVAVVSGATALGLAVYRRPRRALAAGGLALALLAASGISAYATWNPKSVLEPKFSGLLSSAPSVVGNARSIVTEFDVYQRELARLVTNVTKLYDATSTLPAYQPDPGTMRVLHVSDIHLNPAAWHIIGSLVEQYGIDVIIDSGDTMDHGTAAENGFLDPIPDLGAPYVWVRGNHDSRITQAYISRLKNVHVLDDGKAVTLGGLRIAGSGDPQFTPDRSIVAQGDPAERMTGIRLASALRDQQRAGTPVDIAVAHNPVAARETDGEVPLALAGHVHHRETEVLPHGTRLRIEGSTGGGGLRAVQNDKPEKVRASVLYMDRTTRRLQAWDEITLGGLGLTTAEVSRHLPGENQPGATPSPSSPSTGPSGAASTGPSGSPSGPPTALSWGQPPDPRKPFWR; encoded by the coding sequence ATGGCCCGCGACGCCCCGGAACCGATCCGCTCGATGCACGCCGCGCTCACCCGGCTCCAGCGCCACTACCGCTCGCGCCACACCGCCCCCACCAGCACCCTGGTCCACACCCCGCACCCATGGACCCGCGCCCTCGGCCTGACCGCCGTGGTCCTGCTCGGCGCCTGGCTCGGCCTGCTGATCGTCGGCAGCGTCCGTACGCCGGTGGGCCCGATGGACACGAGCATGACCCTGCGCCCGTCCCTGTCCGGCGGCACGAAGATCAACGTCTCGCCGCTCGGCGCCCTGGAGCTCGACTCCCATGTCGCACCCATCCGCCTCGACGTCGACGTCGACCAGCTCGACCCGGCGCGCTCCCAGGCCCTGGTCGAACACCCCGAACGGATCTCCGGACTCCAGGACGAGGTCGCCCGCGACGTGGCGGACGGCACCACCGAGCTGGCCGTACGCTCCTGCGTCGCCGTCGTCTCCGGCGCGACCGCGCTGGGCCTCGCCGTCTACCGCCGCCCGCGCCGGGCACTCGCGGCGGGCGGCCTCGCGCTCGCGCTGCTGGCCGCCTCGGGCATCTCCGCGTACGCCACCTGGAACCCGAAGTCCGTCCTTGAGCCGAAGTTCTCCGGACTGCTGTCCAGCGCCCCTTCGGTCGTCGGCAACGCCCGCTCCATCGTCACCGAATTCGACGTGTACCAGCGGGAGTTGGCGCGCCTGGTCACCAATGTCACCAAGCTGTACGACGCGACCTCGACACTCCCCGCCTACCAGCCGGACCCCGGCACGATGCGGGTACTGCACGTCTCCGACATTCATCTCAACCCGGCGGCCTGGCACATCATCGGCTCACTCGTCGAGCAGTACGGAATCGACGTGATCATCGACTCCGGCGACACGATGGACCACGGCACCGCCGCCGAGAACGGGTTCCTCGACCCGATTCCCGACCTCGGCGCGCCCTACGTCTGGGTCCGCGGCAACCATGACTCCCGCATCACGCAGGCCTATATCTCCCGCCTCAAGAACGTGCACGTCCTCGACGACGGCAAGGCCGTCACCCTCGGAGGCCTGCGCATCGCGGGCAGCGGCGACCCCCAGTTCACCCCCGACCGCTCGATCGTCGCCCAGGGCGACCCGGCCGAACGCATGACGGGCATCCGCCTCGCCTCGGCCCTGCGCGACCAGCAGCGCGCCGGCACCCCGGTCGACATCGCGGTCGCCCACAACCCGGTGGCCGCGCGCGAGACCGACGGCGAGGTCCCACTGGCGCTGGCCGGCCATGTCCACCACCGCGAGACGGAGGTACTCCCCCACGGCACCCGCCTCAGGATCGAGGGCTCGACGGGCGGCGGAGGCCTGCGCGCGGTGCAGAACGACAAGCCGGAGAAGGTGCGGGCGTCGGTGCTCTATATGGACCGTACGACCAGACGGCTGCAAGCATGGGACGAGATCACACTGGGAGGTCTGGGCCTGACGACGGCCGAGGTCAGCCGCCATCTCCCGGGGGAGAACCAGCCCGGGGCGACCCCGTCACCGAGCAGCCCCTCCACCGGTCCCTCCGGGGCCGCCTCCACCGGTCCTTCCGGCTCCCCCTCCGGCCCTCCGACGGCGCTGTCCTGGGGGCAGCCCCCGGACCCCCGTAAACCGTTTTGGCGATAG
- a CDS encoding fluoride efflux transporter FluC, translating into MNWLLVAVGAAIGAPLRYLTDRAVQARHDSVFPWGTFVVNAAGSLVLGAVSGAAVSSGTYALLGTGLCGALTTYSTFSYETLRLAERGWKFLAAANVVASLLVGLGSVFLGVELARGLVA; encoded by the coding sequence GTGAACTGGCTGCTGGTGGCGGTGGGCGCGGCAATCGGCGCGCCGCTGCGGTATCTGACGGACCGTGCGGTGCAGGCGCGGCACGACTCGGTGTTCCCGTGGGGGACTTTCGTGGTCAACGCGGCCGGGAGTCTGGTGCTGGGGGCGGTCTCGGGGGCGGCCGTGTCCTCGGGGACGTACGCGCTCCTGGGAACGGGGCTGTGCGGCGCGCTGACGACGTACTCGACGTTTTCGTACGAGACGCTCCGGCTCGCCGAACGTGGCTGGAAATTCCTGGCGGCGGCGAATGTGGTCGCGTCACTGCTGGTCGGGCTCGGATCGGTGTTCCTGGGCGTGGAGTTGGCGCGCGGGCTGGTGGCGTAA